A single Brassica rapa cultivar Chiifu-401-42 chromosome A04, CAAS_Brap_v3.01, whole genome shotgun sequence DNA region contains:
- the LOC103863767 gene encoding putative glutamine amidotransferase GAT1_2.1 isoform X1 codes for MENLSQVLPRVLVVSRRTVRKNKFVDFVGEYHLDLIVRYGCVPVIVPRVTGVHMLLESFKPIHGVLLCEGEDIDPSLYESEISSLSPEELQEIRETHASDTSIDKEKDSIELALAKLCLEQNIPYLGICRGSQILNVACGGTLYLDLEKELTNKLPEERRTKHIDYDNYDEHRHVVRIVENSPLHSWFKDSLDGENMEILVNSYHHQGVKRLAQRFVPMAFASDGLMEGFYDPDTYNPEEGKFIMGLQFHPERMRSNDLDEFDYPGCPAAYQEFAKAVIAYQKKLNSSMSVPKTLVLNGEMESKRKILVRCFSLARYMYIKGATGKNPSKVSELEVGAEFLESNTALSTEQETRLKEMGATVRNGGSYMKKLKVDEEKRRIIRNMMNKMNIEQLSELMAFYHLIGNICGEVLEQRLRGDVNECFKDMLMFT; via the exons ATGGAGAATCTTTCTCAAGTCCTCCCTCGTGTCCTCGTGGTCTCTAGACGCACCGTTCGTAAAAACAAATTCGTCGACTTCGTTG GTGAATATCATCTTGATCTGATAGTTCGTTATGGATGTGTACCAGTGATTGTTCCACGAGTCACTGGTGTTCACATGTTGCTCGAGAGCTTCAAGCCAATCCATGGAGTTCTTCTTTGTGAAGGAGAAGATATTGATCCTTCTCTTTATGAATCTGAAATCTCTTCTCTTTCACCGGAAGAGCTTCAAGAGATTAGAGAAACACATGCGAGTGATACATCCATTGACAAAGAGAAAGATTCCATTGAGTTAGCTCTTGCTAAGCTCTGTCTCGAACAGAACATTCCTTACTTAGGAATTTGCAGAGGATCACAA ATTTTGAATGTTGCATGTGGTGGGACTCTTTATCTTGATTTAGAGAAAGAGCTTACGAATAAATTACCGGAAGAACGTAGAACGAAGCATATAGATTATGATAATTATGATGAGCATAGACATGTTGTGAGGATTGTTGAGAACAGTCCACTTCATTCTTGGTTTAAAGATTCGTTGGATGGAGAAAATATGGAGATTTTGGTTAATAGTTACCATCATCAAGGTGTCAAGAGGTTGGCACAGAGGTTTGTGCCAATGGCGTTCGCTTCTGATGGATTGATGGAAGGTTTCTACGATCCGGATACGTATAATCCGGAAGAAGGGAAGTTTATAATGGGTTTGCAGTTTCATCCTGAAAGAATGAGATCAAATGATCTTGACGAGTTTGATTATCCTGGTTGTCCTGCTGCATATCAG GAATTTGCAAAGGCAGTGATTGCGTATCAGAAGAAGTTGAATAGCTCAATGTCTGTTCCAAAGACGTTGGTGCTTAACGGAGAAATGGAGAGTAAGAGAAAGATTCTTGTTCGATGTTTCTCACTTGCGAGGTATATGTATATTAAGGGAGCAACTGGGAAGAACCCTTCAAAAGTATCAGAGCTCGAAGTTGGCGCCGAGTTTCTTGAG TCAAACACGGCGCTAAGCACAGAGCAAGAGACGAGGCTGAAGGAGATGGGAGCGACGGTGAGGAACGGAGGATCATATATGAAAAAGTTGAAAGTAGACGAGGAGAAGCGGAGGATAATAAGGAAC ATGATGAACAAGATGAACATAGAGCAACTCTCAGAGCTTATGGCCTTTTATCATTTGATTGGGAATATCTGTGGAGAAGTCTTGGAGCAAAGGCTTCGTGGTGATGTTAATGAATGCTTCAAGGATATGTTAATGTTTACATGA
- the LOC103863767 gene encoding putative glutamine amidotransferase GAT1_2.1 isoform X3, with amino-acid sequence MENLSQVLPRVLVVSRRTVRKNKFVDFVGEYHLDLIVRYGCVPVIVPRVTGVHMLLESFKPIHGVLLCEGEDIDPSLYESEISSLSPEELQEIRETHASDTSIDKEKDSIELALAKLCLEQNIPYLGICRGSQILNVACGGTLYLDLEKELTNKLPEERRTKHIDYDNYDEHRHVVRIVENSPLHSWFKDSLDGENMEILVNSYHHQGVKRLAQRFVPMAFASDGLMEGFYDPDTYNPEEGKFIMGLQFHPERMRSNDLDEFDYPGCPAAYQEFAKAVIAYQKKLNSSMSVPKTLVLNGEMESKRKILVRCFSLARYMYIKGATGKNPSKVSELEVGAEFLEDYAFQWGLDNDYGCCDEPKGSRTGQLVLYRNSKHFNWL; translated from the exons ATGGAGAATCTTTCTCAAGTCCTCCCTCGTGTCCTCGTGGTCTCTAGACGCACCGTTCGTAAAAACAAATTCGTCGACTTCGTTG GTGAATATCATCTTGATCTGATAGTTCGTTATGGATGTGTACCAGTGATTGTTCCACGAGTCACTGGTGTTCACATGTTGCTCGAGAGCTTCAAGCCAATCCATGGAGTTCTTCTTTGTGAAGGAGAAGATATTGATCCTTCTCTTTATGAATCTGAAATCTCTTCTCTTTCACCGGAAGAGCTTCAAGAGATTAGAGAAACACATGCGAGTGATACATCCATTGACAAAGAGAAAGATTCCATTGAGTTAGCTCTTGCTAAGCTCTGTCTCGAACAGAACATTCCTTACTTAGGAATTTGCAGAGGATCACAA ATTTTGAATGTTGCATGTGGTGGGACTCTTTATCTTGATTTAGAGAAAGAGCTTACGAATAAATTACCGGAAGAACGTAGAACGAAGCATATAGATTATGATAATTATGATGAGCATAGACATGTTGTGAGGATTGTTGAGAACAGTCCACTTCATTCTTGGTTTAAAGATTCGTTGGATGGAGAAAATATGGAGATTTTGGTTAATAGTTACCATCATCAAGGTGTCAAGAGGTTGGCACAGAGGTTTGTGCCAATGGCGTTCGCTTCTGATGGATTGATGGAAGGTTTCTACGATCCGGATACGTATAATCCGGAAGAAGGGAAGTTTATAATGGGTTTGCAGTTTCATCCTGAAAGAATGAGATCAAATGATCTTGACGAGTTTGATTATCCTGGTTGTCCTGCTGCATATCAG GAATTTGCAAAGGCAGTGATTGCGTATCAGAAGAAGTTGAATAGCTCAATGTCTGTTCCAAAGACGTTGGTGCTTAACGGAGAAATGGAGAGTAAGAGAAAGATTCTTGTTCGATGTTTCTCACTTGCGAGGTATATGTATATTAAGGGAGCAACTGGGAAGAACCCTTCAAAAGTATCAGAGCTCGAAGTTGGCGCCGAGTTTCTTGAG gaCTATGCATTTCAGTGGGGGTTAGATAATGACTATGGTTGTTGTGATGAGCCAAAGGGATCCCGGACGGGCCAGCTCGTTTTATACCGCAATTCCAAACACTTTAACTGGTTATGA
- the LOC103863767 gene encoding putative glutamine amidotransferase GAT1_2.1 isoform X5 has translation MENLSQVLPRVLVVSRRTVRKNKFVDFVGEYHLDLIVRYGCVPVIVPRVTGVHMLLESFKPIHGVLLCEGEDIDPSLYESEISSLSPEELQEIRETHASDTSIDKEKDSIELALAKLCLEQNIPYLGICRGSQILNVACGGTLYLDLEKELTNKLPEERRTKHIDYDNYDEHRHVVRIVENSPLHSWFKDSLDGENMEILVNSYHHQGVKRLAQRFVPMAFASDGLMEGFYDPDTYNPEEGKFIMGLQFHPERMRSNDLDEFDYPGCPAAYQEFAKAVIAYQKKLNSSMSVPKTLVLNGEMESKRKILVRCFSLARYMYIKGATGKNPSKVSELEVGAEFLEA, from the exons ATGGAGAATCTTTCTCAAGTCCTCCCTCGTGTCCTCGTGGTCTCTAGACGCACCGTTCGTAAAAACAAATTCGTCGACTTCGTTG GTGAATATCATCTTGATCTGATAGTTCGTTATGGATGTGTACCAGTGATTGTTCCACGAGTCACTGGTGTTCACATGTTGCTCGAGAGCTTCAAGCCAATCCATGGAGTTCTTCTTTGTGAAGGAGAAGATATTGATCCTTCTCTTTATGAATCTGAAATCTCTTCTCTTTCACCGGAAGAGCTTCAAGAGATTAGAGAAACACATGCGAGTGATACATCCATTGACAAAGAGAAAGATTCCATTGAGTTAGCTCTTGCTAAGCTCTGTCTCGAACAGAACATTCCTTACTTAGGAATTTGCAGAGGATCACAA ATTTTGAATGTTGCATGTGGTGGGACTCTTTATCTTGATTTAGAGAAAGAGCTTACGAATAAATTACCGGAAGAACGTAGAACGAAGCATATAGATTATGATAATTATGATGAGCATAGACATGTTGTGAGGATTGTTGAGAACAGTCCACTTCATTCTTGGTTTAAAGATTCGTTGGATGGAGAAAATATGGAGATTTTGGTTAATAGTTACCATCATCAAGGTGTCAAGAGGTTGGCACAGAGGTTTGTGCCAATGGCGTTCGCTTCTGATGGATTGATGGAAGGTTTCTACGATCCGGATACGTATAATCCGGAAGAAGGGAAGTTTATAATGGGTTTGCAGTTTCATCCTGAAAGAATGAGATCAAATGATCTTGACGAGTTTGATTATCCTGGTTGTCCTGCTGCATATCAG GAATTTGCAAAGGCAGTGATTGCGTATCAGAAGAAGTTGAATAGCTCAATGTCTGTTCCAAAGACGTTGGTGCTTAACGGAGAAATGGAGAGTAAGAGAAAGATTCTTGTTCGATGTTTCTCACTTGCGAGGTATATGTATATTAAGGGAGCAACTGGGAAGAACCCTTCAAAAGTATCAGAGCTCGAAGTTGGCGCCGAGTTTCTTGAG GCCTAA
- the LOC103863767 gene encoding putative glutamine amidotransferase GAT1_2.1 isoform X2, whose product MENLSQVLPRVLVVSRRTVRKNKFVDFVGEYHLDLIVRYGCVPVIVPRVTGVHMLLESFKPIHGVLLCEGEDIDPSLYESEISSLSPEELQEIRETHASDTSIDKEKDSIELALAKLCLEQNIPYLGICRGSQILNVACGGTLYLDLEKELTNKLPEERRTKHIDYDNYDEHRHVVRIVENSPLHSWFKDSLDGENMEILVNSYHHQGVKRLAQRFVPMAFASDGLMEGFYDPDTYNPEEGKFIMGLQFHPERMRSNDLDEFDYPGCPAAYQEFAKAVIAYQKKLNSSMSVPKTLVLNGEMESKRKILVRCFSLARYMYIKGATGKNPSKVSELEVGAEFLESNTALSTEQETRLKEMGATVRNGGSYMKKLKVDEEKRRIIRNMMNKMNIEQLSELMAFYHLIGNICGEVLEQRLRGNVNEGFKDM is encoded by the exons ATGGAGAATCTTTCTCAAGTCCTCCCTCGTGTCCTCGTGGTCTCTAGACGCACCGTTCGTAAAAACAAATTCGTCGACTTCGTTG GTGAATATCATCTTGATCTGATAGTTCGTTATGGATGTGTACCAGTGATTGTTCCACGAGTCACTGGTGTTCACATGTTGCTCGAGAGCTTCAAGCCAATCCATGGAGTTCTTCTTTGTGAAGGAGAAGATATTGATCCTTCTCTTTATGAATCTGAAATCTCTTCTCTTTCACCGGAAGAGCTTCAAGAGATTAGAGAAACACATGCGAGTGATACATCCATTGACAAAGAGAAAGATTCCATTGAGTTAGCTCTTGCTAAGCTCTGTCTCGAACAGAACATTCCTTACTTAGGAATTTGCAGAGGATCACAA ATTTTGAATGTTGCATGTGGTGGGACTCTTTATCTTGATTTAGAGAAAGAGCTTACGAATAAATTACCGGAAGAACGTAGAACGAAGCATATAGATTATGATAATTATGATGAGCATAGACATGTTGTGAGGATTGTTGAGAACAGTCCACTTCATTCTTGGTTTAAAGATTCGTTGGATGGAGAAAATATGGAGATTTTGGTTAATAGTTACCATCATCAAGGTGTCAAGAGGTTGGCACAGAGGTTTGTGCCAATGGCGTTCGCTTCTGATGGATTGATGGAAGGTTTCTACGATCCGGATACGTATAATCCGGAAGAAGGGAAGTTTATAATGGGTTTGCAGTTTCATCCTGAAAGAATGAGATCAAATGATCTTGACGAGTTTGATTATCCTGGTTGTCCTGCTGCATATCAG GAATTTGCAAAGGCAGTGATTGCGTATCAGAAGAAGTTGAATAGCTCAATGTCTGTTCCAAAGACGTTGGTGCTTAACGGAGAAATGGAGAGTAAGAGAAAGATTCTTGTTCGATGTTTCTCACTTGCGAGGTATATGTATATTAAGGGAGCAACTGGGAAGAACCCTTCAAAAGTATCAGAGCTCGAAGTTGGCGCCGAGTTTCTTGAG TCAAACACGGCGCTAAGCACAGAGCAAGAGACGAGGCTGAAGGAGATGGGAGCGACGGTGAGGAACGGAGGATCATATATGAAAAAGTTGAAAGTAGACGAGGAGAAGCGGAGGATAATAAGGAACATGATGAACAAGATGAACATAGAGCAACTCTCAGAGCTTATGGCCTTTTATCATTTGATTGGGAATATCTGTGGAGAAGTCTTGGAGCAAAGGCTTCGTGGTAATGTTAATGAAGGCTTCAAGGATATGTGA
- the LOC103863767 gene encoding putative glutamine amidotransferase GAT1_2.1 isoform X4: MLLESFKPIHGVLLCEGEDIDPSLYESEISSLSPEELQEIRETHASDTSIDKEKDSIELALAKLCLEQNIPYLGICRGSQILNVACGGTLYLDLEKELTNKLPEERRTKHIDYDNYDEHRHVVRIVENSPLHSWFKDSLDGENMEILVNSYHHQGVKRLAQRFVPMAFASDGLMEGFYDPDTYNPEEGKFIMGLQFHPERMRSNDLDEFDYPGCPAAYQEFAKAVIAYQKKLNSSMSVPKTLVLNGEMESKRKILVRCFSLARYMYIKGATGKNPSKVSELEVGAEFLESNTALSTEQETRLKEMGATVRNGGSYMKKLKVDEEKRRIIRNMMNKMNIEQLSELMAFYHLIGNICGEVLEQRLRGDVNECFKDMLMFT; this comes from the exons ATGTTGCTCGAGAGCTTCAAGCCAATCCATGGAGTTCTTCTTTGTGAAGGAGAAGATATTGATCCTTCTCTTTATGAATCTGAAATCTCTTCTCTTTCACCGGAAGAGCTTCAAGAGATTAGAGAAACACATGCGAGTGATACATCCATTGACAAAGAGAAAGATTCCATTGAGTTAGCTCTTGCTAAGCTCTGTCTCGAACAGAACATTCCTTACTTAGGAATTTGCAGAGGATCACAA ATTTTGAATGTTGCATGTGGTGGGACTCTTTATCTTGATTTAGAGAAAGAGCTTACGAATAAATTACCGGAAGAACGTAGAACGAAGCATATAGATTATGATAATTATGATGAGCATAGACATGTTGTGAGGATTGTTGAGAACAGTCCACTTCATTCTTGGTTTAAAGATTCGTTGGATGGAGAAAATATGGAGATTTTGGTTAATAGTTACCATCATCAAGGTGTCAAGAGGTTGGCACAGAGGTTTGTGCCAATGGCGTTCGCTTCTGATGGATTGATGGAAGGTTTCTACGATCCGGATACGTATAATCCGGAAGAAGGGAAGTTTATAATGGGTTTGCAGTTTCATCCTGAAAGAATGAGATCAAATGATCTTGACGAGTTTGATTATCCTGGTTGTCCTGCTGCATATCAG GAATTTGCAAAGGCAGTGATTGCGTATCAGAAGAAGTTGAATAGCTCAATGTCTGTTCCAAAGACGTTGGTGCTTAACGGAGAAATGGAGAGTAAGAGAAAGATTCTTGTTCGATGTTTCTCACTTGCGAGGTATATGTATATTAAGGGAGCAACTGGGAAGAACCCTTCAAAAGTATCAGAGCTCGAAGTTGGCGCCGAGTTTCTTGAG TCAAACACGGCGCTAAGCACAGAGCAAGAGACGAGGCTGAAGGAGATGGGAGCGACGGTGAGGAACGGAGGATCATATATGAAAAAGTTGAAAGTAGACGAGGAGAAGCGGAGGATAATAAGGAAC ATGATGAACAAGATGAACATAGAGCAACTCTCAGAGCTTATGGCCTTTTATCATTTGATTGGGAATATCTGTGGAGAAGTCTTGGAGCAAAGGCTTCGTGGTGATGTTAATGAATGCTTCAAGGATATGTTAATGTTTACATGA